Within the Epinephelus lanceolatus isolate andai-2023 chromosome 9, ASM4190304v1, whole genome shotgun sequence genome, the region gaaTTAAATGATtataattttcattttattttgatatatttatCATCTACTACCCACAATCCAGCCCGCATGTTTTACCTTCTACCTTTCTCTGTTTTACCGTAAACTGAACCTATAAATTCATATATCACTGTACCTGTATGAACGTTTCCACTGTTTGATGAATCCTGTAACAGAGGCAAGAAGTGGTCAAGTGAGGTGGTGTCCTTTTGtgtaacataaaaaaacaattatgAGACTTGAACTCTTTGTTAATCAGAGCTGTTCGTCTACCTGATAGCCAATGAAAGTCAGGCCTTGTCCTGTGTCAGCCCACGGTGCCTCAACCATTGACTCAACGTAGCTGCTCCCCACCTGCTGGTCTGACCCCTGAGACTTAAATTGAGAGCTGTTCCCCAGACAACGAGATgagccacaaaacaacaaaagtcaTTTCAAGTGCGACTGATGATACAATGATGAAAGGATAAGATGTGGTATGTAGACACAGTGTTACCTGACAGCGTCCTCAGCAGACATGTCTGCGCCGTTGGGTCCATTGAACAACTCCGGCTCTGCCTCACGCTGACATTGATTCAGGAAAAGCCAACAGTGTTTCACAGAGGAAGTCTGAGCACTAATCATACTTCATGTCATATTTTCTTCATCACAGTCCTCACACACTGCTGTGCCCCAAATCTTAACATAACCCCCTCTCTATTCacctctttgtttttctcttacaACTTCAGTACattttcatcatcttcatctcgCTCTGGATCTAAAAAGCTTTATTAATTTTTACTAGAGCCTGATGAGGAAAAATATTGTCTCTCTAAACTACCTAAACTACCAAATACAAGAACTCATCAGCCACAATTTTAGAGTTACACAACCTAACCAACACACATTTCCAGAGGATCACTAGTCACCTCCTATTGCAGTTACAATCATTTAGCTGGAGAGTGGTGGTATTTCCCATCTTACATGTAACTCAAAGTCATACCATCATAGAAACAACACAGTGATGGATACTGCCACTGCATCCTTGGAAAACAAACCTCTAAAAGAGACTGAAGGACCTCTTGACGCTGCTTCTCTTGGGCCCGGATGTAATCGGCTTGCTACagtcatgaaaagaaaaacaagagtaaaaaCAGATCAAAATTAACAGATTTCAATCCTGGTTAATCCTTGGGACACTTCTTagccatgcaagaaaaacatggCTCTAGTGATGGCATGTTGGTTTGGTACACATATTCATTGTCCACCTATAGTGTTCCTTTGAGTTTTCCTCTTGTGCCATCAGCAGGTAAAAGTTCAACATCTACTGGACTGATTGGCATATAGTTTGATACATATACCCATGGTGCCAGGACAATCTATCTTAGGGACTTAATGACATTTatcctctgactttttcttTAGCACCACTGTAAGGCTGACAGTTATGGTTTTGAATTAAATGTCTTAACTACTGGATGGACTGCCATTAAATTTGATACACACAATCATATCCCTCTCAGGATGAATCGTAAAAATGCTGGTGatctccttttttttaatattttgagtgaTTTTTACCTGTTTAATGAATTCATCCTCCTTCTCCACAAATGATTCCAATGCATTTGCCACCTCAGCTTTAAacctaaacaaaaacaaacaattatccatgcagacattttattttgcaaaCAAACTTTACTAATAAAGATTTTTGTTTCACCAGGCTTACCTTTCCGTTTCCTCCTCTGTGATGATGACCTTGTCTCTAAACTTTGGGTCGGCCTTATTCTCCCACCAGAACTTATGAGTATTCTTCCTGTGTTCTGAGCTGAAACCAGACACATGtgaaaatgttaaaagaaaaaacagctcATCACAAAAAAATATGAGACTTTTTTCAAGCCTACAGACATTTGACAATATACGTGTTAGTCTGGGCAACATaagctgcattttaattttaGTACAAGCACAAAACTGCAAGTCAGGATTACAAAAACAATCTTCTGAAGTTTTTTGTTTAAGGCAGAACACAGAGAACATAAAAGATGATATCCCAAGACTATTCCCTGCAGTTTAATTGCTTCCTTGTCACAAAAGTGTATTATGGGTgctttaaataacattttataaCGACGGCAGATTTatgatgtttgttttaattaaaatgttctATGTCTTAAGTCAAATCTGTTTTACAAATATGGCAGTCAATATAAATGTCATAAATGTCTTGTTGGGCTTTCCCATTTTTGACCTTGACTTACGGCATTTTTTCATTAGCCTAATGAAGCAGTAAGCAAAACATGTTGCTCATGCTGATCTCAATCAAAAGATCTTTGATCATGTACTTTTAAAGGACACAACTTACAGACCACTTGCcttgttatgttttatttttacaatattCTTATTGCTGGTCATTGATGCTATTTATATATACTTACATACTACTTATACAGACACATACTTTTATTTACCCAGCTtcgttgttcttgtttttagcttttatgtctatttctgtGTAAATTCATTGGGAGCGATTCAAAAAGCAAGTCAAATTCCTTATATGTGCACACATACTTGCCCGATAAAGATAATTCTGATATGCAATCACCAAGATGAACACAAGTTCTATATATCATTCTATTTGCTGATGATATGTCTACAACCTGGGGTGCTGTGTTGCACATCCTGAGGTTGTTGTGGGTGGATGTGAACCAGGGCATCAGTAAAaacaagataaataaaatataacttACGTGGCCATGTGCTCTAACAAGCCTCCATACAACACAGTCATGTTGCCATCTGTGACATTTCGTTCAACTTCAAGCCCACAGCAGTAGCACCAGAATGTCTGCTTGTGCTGGGTGCAGTCAAACTTCTCTACTTGGGGTTTTTTAAGTGTCCGACGAGCTTCCTTCACCTGAGAGACAGTACataaacacaggaaacacaaaagTTACACTCTGATTAAAACCGATGATACCTTAAACGCATCACTCAAAATATGACACAACATCATTTTGATCGTGATGACGGTttgcagctaacgttagcatcttAGCAAGTACAGGCGAGTTCATTGAGGTAGAAGGAAAAACGTTAAACGTCAGTATACATCAACTGACATGTAGCTACGTACCTTTTCTAAGAATTTAAGAAGAACCACTCTGAGTCTGCTTTGATGATTCTTCCCGAAGATATGTCCCTTGCCGTTAAATGTTGTTTGCCTACATATAGCGCAGTAATGCGCACCCATTTAGACAGTTTGAAAACCCCTGAATTATGCAAAAGCTAAAGTGACGCAGCCTTGAACCGAAACCAAACGTTTCGATTCATTTTCTTGTCTACTTTTCTTCTATTTAACGTTACTCAAACCAAACACGCCCAGCAATCTGCTACCGGATGTCATGCCGCGTCAATACGTTTCCCTTCCGGAAGTTGTTAAACTGTCCGACATAGTTCCGACTCTAGTGCTAATTCATATTTTGAGGACATGTTGCTTAATTCCAGAGCTTTTTCCCTACATGTTGGAATAGTAATGAAAATATTTGTTACGTTTTCCTCCGTATTTTATTGTTAGCGTTACGTTTTCTTGGATGAGTTTATCGTTATCCGGCTCCGCTGCCGGAACTTTTCCGTGTGACGCCCACCGGAAGTAAACAATGCAAACGCTAATGGGGTTAGCTATATGCATATATTGAGTTAGCTGGGAGACGATATTGCCCAGGACATTGTTTAATTTGTAATTAAGCAACAATGTCGTCAGTTGAGCATTTGAGGAGATTTGTCAACGAGcgactaactgctgctgctgaagaaatatttGGAGTTTTTAAGAAGACTATCGTCGCGTATGAGGAAGAAATCAACCGTCAGCGCAGACTGTTGGACATCGTATGGAACCCTGAAATAAAGTTACTCAGAATAGGTATGTCAACAACTTTGTAGTATATAAAACTAGTATATATTGTTTAAATATATACTAACACTTATTTGCATGTCTGCATTTTTCTCTACCATCGCAGTGgtatcctcttcctctttctttttttgtgtcccctccagagctcccacagcaTCAGGTCGGTATGAAGGAGGATGTTCTCGCTGACCAgcaggacccagagcctccacagatTAAAGAGGAACTGGAGGAACTCTGCACCAGTccggagggagagcagcttgaaCTGAAGCAAGAGACTGACACCCTTATCTTGACACCTACATCAGAGGGAAATGACCACAGTGAAGCTCAGTCTCTGTATTTTCCTCCTGACAAATGTCTGaatgcagcagacacagagcttCCAGCTAGCGTGTGTATCACTTGGCAAAATGATGAATCAGACTCTGAAGACTCGGATGTATCAGACCCAAAAAATGTACACCAGCTTCTCTTCCACAACTTCCTTGTAGCTCAAAGCCAACATCAAAATGGAAGCGAGCATGGAGACTCAGGATCAACAAGTAACGTGCAGCCAGACCCCCAAAAAAGTCACACTCACTACTTAATCAACACTAACTTGTCAGGGATTTGCTGTAATAAAGGTAAAAAGTTTCTCAAATGTGACACGTGTGAGAAAACTTTTAGGTATAGGTCAGATTTGCAGAGACACCTGCTgatacacacaggtgagaagccatattCTTGCAACATGTGTGGAAAAAGATTCAATCAGAAAGCAAGACTGAGCGGCCATATGAggatccacacaggtgagaagccatattCTTGCAAAACCTGTGGGAAATATTTCCGACATAACAGTCAGTTGACAGTCCACATGAGAGGCCACACGGGAGAGAAGCCATTTACTTGCAACACCTGCGGGAAAGATTTCAGACGTAGTGATGAATTGGCAGCCCACATAAGAAGAATCCACTAACCTTATTTTTTCTTCATACAGTGTATTACTCGTATATCGAGATCGTTTAATGCTGCATCTCAGCAGCTAGGGTTCAGTTTAAGTATGATTTGATACTGTTTGGTGTTTTCATCAGTGCAGCTGTCTCATATTGAACAAACTTGTATTCAGTAGAggaatgtaactacatgtactCAAGTACTTTGTGCAGCATTGATTGTCTACGTAGCCATGGTTGCATGTAAATTCCACACACATATGAAATCTTGAACActtccaataaaaaaaaaattagttttGAAGCAGttctgtcgccatcttgtttttttgaagccagaagtgaccatatatggctgtggaggagcaaggggtgaaGCTGACTGGGAAGCAGGGGCCACTATGGCAGACAGCCCATAATTAAgcttaactttaagccttaataaaattgaAATGGGTGAGTTGTATAAAATTTGACCTCTGTACAGTTATAatgaatggggaaattagctatagagaccaaaaccgttttttccaggctgtaaacatgtttatttctgctgaaaAGTGGACGTTTTAACAAGGGGGGTCTCTGGGAATTGActgacttctggagccagcctcaaggaGCCGTTCAGAGAACTGTACATTTTGGCATTTCAGTGTTGgtctcatttttcagccccggaggttgctGCATGAGGAAAAAGTTGCTCAAACTActttgtaaaaaagaaaaccaataataagaataaaaaatgacTATGTACATCTGATATGACAAAGTGTAAAGCAAATAAAGTCACATACCAAAAAAGCCACTCAATTGATTTTATTGCAGAAAGTGCTTGTTGTTCACAAATCATACATaaaccaaaaatataaaaagataaaatacccTATTTAAGGGAAAGTTAAAGGAATGTCCCCTTTGGTTTTGTAAGTCAGACACCTGCCTTCCAGAAACCAGAGTCACCTGAGTCCATCTGGGGATTTTGCACCAAGAAGAATTACTCACTTCTCTAGGTAACTTCTTAAATAGCATGATGGCAAGTCAAAAGCAAGCAACGTCTCTGAACATTTCTCAATACGTAGTATTAATCAATACTTATGACTAATGAATGCAGCAATTTCAGTTTATGGACCAACATTGTTAATGGTTTCAGTagttaattacaaaaaaattgGCAAAAAAGTAATTTGCCactatgctcaggattttctatgagtctgtggtggccagtgctatcatcaatgctgttgtgtgctggggcagcaagCTGAGGGTGGCAgatgccaacagactcaacaaactgatctgcaaggccagtgacgtcgtgggaacggagtgtgactctctgatggtggtgtcacagaggaggatgctgtctaagctacgaactatcttggacaatgtctcacacccactccaccatgtgttggccaggcacaagagtactttcagtgggagactcataccaccaaaaTGTACCAGTGAACGCcacattcctgcctgtggccatcaaactgtacaactcccccctctgagtggccctgagactacTTCACCCACTGTCTAACAAACATCATGGTGCTTTTCTTTACCTCTAGCTCACATGCAAATGCAAAACATCATGGCatcaataattacaataaaatataaatttgaTCTCACTACATGGCACTGACAAGGGCCATTTTGCATACTGGTTCGTGTAATGTTTCTTTCTTCTAATAGATTTTTCTATTAATATTTCCATACACTAAAATAGTGCCAAATGTCCTTGTGGGATGATGTGAAGTAAGTGTAAATCCCTGCTGTTGATAAACACaaggtttttaaattaaatgccaTCAGTtggaagaggaaagaaaagctCCTGCACTGTCCACCGTCGGACCTAAACAGTGTGACACCAGCGGAAGTAAACAACACAACCGCCAGTCGCGTCAGCTCCATGGGCAAATTGAGTTAGGAAGATATTGCCGTCGCTGTAAAGCTAACTGTTTAATTTGCAACAATGTCTTCACTTGAGTGTCTGAGAGAGTTTGTCAATGATCGACTAACCGCTGCTTTGGAGGAAATATTCGGAGTTTTTGAGAAAACCATCGTTGAGTACGAGGAAGAGATCAACCGTCAGCGCAGACTGTTGGATATGGTGTGGAACCCTGAAGTCAAGTTACACAGGATAGGTGTGTTAAACCTACtaattttaataacaacaaacaaaggAAATTGATGTATATGTGATGCCAGTTGTTAAAATTGTGGGACTTCCTTTTGTTCTTTGTCcctccagagctcccacagcaacatgtgTGTAAGCAGGAGGAGGTTCTCACTGACCAGGAGAGGAGCTCCAgtctggaccaggaggacccagagcctccacagattaaagaggaagaggaggaactcTGCACCAaacaggagggagagcagcttgaaCTGAAGGAGGAGGCTGATACCTTTATGACGACTCCTACTCATGAGGAAAGTGACCACAGTGAAGATCAGACTCTGGACTGCAGCACTGTTGAAACTCAGAGTGTGGTGATGGAAAAGCCTCAAAGCTACATTTCAGTTTTAAGCTCTGTGGTACCAGAGCCAACTTTTGACCACCAGCTCCTCTGTCACGACTCTCATGTAGCTGAGAGCCAAGATCAGACACGAGGCAAACATGAAGACTCAGGATCAAGTAGAGATGCAGAGCCAGAACCACAGAGTCATCATCACACAAGCATCAGTCACTGCATCAATGTATATACCCCTACTATGACAACAACTCACTGTACTTCTCAAACTGTTAAAAACTCTTTCAAATGTGACACGTGTGAGAAAGCCTTTAGGTATAAGTCACTTTTGCAGAGACACCTGAtaatacacacaggtgagaaaccaCATTCTTGTGACacgtgtgggaaaagatttagCCGGACATCTATACTGAACGCTCATATGAGAACTCACACAGGTCAGAAGCCATATTCTTGCAACACCTGCGGCAAGAGATTCAGCCAGACATCAACATTAAGCGCTCATATAAgaatacacacaggtgagaaaccaTATTCTTGCAACACCTGTGGGAAAAGATTCAGTCGGACATCACTATTGAACTCTCACTCAACAGTCCATACAGGGAAGAAACCGCACACTTGCGACACTTGTGGGAAAAGGTTCAGTCGGCCATCGCTGTTGAACGCTCATGCGACggtccacacaggtgagaaaccaTATTCCTGCAACACCTGTGGGAAAAGATTCAGTCGGACAAAGCAACTGAACGCTCATTTAAgagtccacacaggtgagaagccatatagctgcaaaacatgtgggaaaaGATTCAGTTGGACATCACAGCTGAAGAATCATAGAAAAGTCCATGTAGGTGAGAACCCATGTGACAACATCCTGAGCAGTGTTTGAATTGGGAAGGCATATTGGACTGCATACTGACTTTGTATTTGAACCCTCACAGGTGAGGAGCCACATGAGCACTTATTAGAAAGTATATCTCATACCTGACAAAACAGTCCGTAAACAGGACAAACCACCAGCTCCTCTGGACAAGTGTTCACTCGCTAAAATGTCTCTATCTGCAAATGTCAAACCTGCAGCCCACAACCTTGGTGTGATATTTGACAGTGACctctcctttaaaaaaacaaattacaagCATCGTCCAGTACTCTTTCTATCAATAAAGAAGCATCTCCAAAATCAGGTCCTTTCTCTTTCAGCATGATCTTGCGAAGGTCATCCCTGCTTTCATTTCTTCATGGTTAGATTGCTTCAACTCACTGTATTCAAGGTTGAGACAGAAAGCCATCTCACGGCTTCAGCGAGTGCAAAACACAGCTGCTCAGCTTTTAacaaacacttaaacacacaacTATATCAGCCATGTTTTAGCCTCTCTTCACTGGTTACCAGTCAGTTTAAGAATTgattttactgatcacttttaA harbors:
- the cenatac gene encoding centrosomal AT-AC splicing factor; this translates as MGAHYCAICRQTTFNGKGHIFGKNHQSRLRVVLLKFLEKVKEARRTLKKPQVEKFDCTQHKQTFWCYCCGLEVERNVTDGNMTVLYGGLLEHMATSEHRKNTHKFWWENKADPKFRDKVIITEEETERFKAEVANALESFVEKEDEFIKQQADYIRAQEKQRQEVLQSLLEREAEPELFNGPNGADMSAEDAVSSQFKSQGSDQQVGSSYVESMVEAPWADTGQGLTFIGYQDSSNSGNVHTGAVPPWLQDDPLEGTSGAAAHPEIGPSFQEFLKQKEQEKLRKLPPNRVGANFDHSSHTDANWLPSFGRVWNSGRRWQSRHQFRQEEGQKSRQKRKREHGTEGSKKAKTTEQLTNSDNT
- the LOC117252468 gene encoding uncharacterized protein LOC117252468 — protein: MSSVEHLRRFVNERLTAAAEEIFGVFKKTIVAYEEEINRQRRLLDIVWNPEIKLLRIELPQHQVGMKEDVLADQQDPEPPQIKEELEELCTSPEGEQLELKQETDTLILTPTSEGNDHSEAQSLYFPPDKCLNAADTELPASVCITWQNDESDSEDSDVSDPKNVHQLLFHNFLVAQSQHQNGSEHGDSGSTSNVQPDPQKSHTHYLINTNLSGICCNKGKKFLKCDTCEKTFRYRSDLQRHLLIHTGEKPYSCNMCGKRFNQKARLSGHMRIHTGEKPYSCKTCGKYFRHNSQLTVHMRGHTGEKPFTCNTCGKDFRRSDELAAHIRRIH